GGTCGGAGTTGCCGACAAGATCCGCGCCCTCAAGCATGTCAAAGCCGTTACCCCGATCATTACTCAATTCAATACGGCGGGGACGGTAGAAGTTCTTTATGGAATTGATCTCAAAAGCTTCGAGGATGTGGGCGGGCCGCTTCATTACCTGGAAGGGCGCCCGTTTCAGAAGCCTGATGAAATTCTGGTGGATGATTTTTTTGCCGACTACAAAAAGCTTCACGTCGGTTCCAAGATGGAACTCCTGAACCACACCTTTACCGTGAGCGGCATCGTCGAGCACGGGCGCGGAGCCCGCAAGTTTTTTCAGCTTACGGCTTTGCAGGACCTGTTGGGCGCCCAGGGCAAAGCTTCCATCTTCTACGTAAAAGCTGATGATCCCGACAACGCGCAGCTGGTGGCGGATGAAATCAAGGGTATTGACGGCATGCAACAGTACACGGTCCGCACCATGAGGGAATGGCTGACCTTGATGACGCCCGACAAAGTTCCCGGACTAGGGATTTTTATTCAGGTGGTGGTCGGGGTCGCGGTCGTGATTGGCTTCATTGTCATTTTCCAGGCCATGTATACCGCGGTGATGGAGCGCACCCGCGAGATTGGCATTCTGAAGTCCTTGGGCGCTTCCAAGGCTTACATCATGAACGTGGTGCTGCGCGAAACAGCTTTATTGTCTATCGCAGGAATTGTGCTCGGAGTGTTGATTAGTGCCATAGCGCAGCGCGGGCTGGTGCAGCACTTTCCCACGATTCGTGTCGAGTTGACCGGGCAATGGATTCTCAACGCAGTCGTGATTGCGCTGGTGGGCGCGCTTCTGGGCGCTATTTATCCTGCCTTTAAGGCCGCGCAGAAAGATCCTATTGATGCCCTGGCCTACGAATAGTGGTGGGGAGTCTGGATTTTTAAAATCCGTGATCATCCATAAAATCCCTGGTTAATTTTTTGACTTTCTTGTGCATGGAGACGAGAGCCTCTAATATGTAAGACTCCATGCGCTTATCATCGCTCCTCAATATTTCTGCCACGCAGCGCCGCCTGAGTTCTTTCCGTTTGTACGACTTGCTGGTGCACGTGTTCGTAGTCATCCTGCTGATCTCGAATATCGTCGCTCCCAAGATTTGCGCCTTCGGCCCGTTCCGCCTCAGCGGGGCGCAGTTATTGTTTCCGCTGACCTACATCTTCGGCGACATCTTTACTGAGGTCTACGGATACGCTGGCTCGCGCCGCGCCATCTGGCTGGGTTTCTTTTCTTCGGCCCTGCTGGCGCTTATGAGCTTTATTGTGGTGCGCCTTCCCCCGGCGCCGGAGTTTCACAGCCAAGCCGCGCTGGCCACAGTGCTCAACCCTATTACGCGCGTGCTTGCCGCTAGCCTGATTGCCTTCTGGGGCGGGGAGTTCGTCAACTCCTACGTGCTGGCTAAGATGAAGCTGTTTACCAAGGGACGCTGGCTTTGGACGCGTACCGTAGGTTCTACCGTTGCCGGCCAGGCGGTGGACACTATTCTGGTCATCGTCGTACTCTTCTACGGCAAATATTCCTGGCTGCTTATGGGCAAACTCATCGTTTCCGGATACCTATTCAAAGTGACGTATGAAGTTCTAGCCACCCCGTTAACCTATTGGGTAGTGAACTCGCTCAAGCGCGCTGAAGGCGTGGATGTCTACGATCGAGGTACGAATTTCAATCCGTTTGGCAAGGAGCAGGTGAAGGAGTCGCAGGAAGCAACGGCGTGAAAGCGCAGATTAGAATCTTGCCGAGTAAGCCGATTTAATGGTAAAGATGAAAAGTAACGTCAACATTGAGTTGTACTGCGACGGGTTCGCCGTTTCTCATGGCGGGCTCGAAAGTCCATTCGGAAACTGCTTGCACGGCGCTTCCGTCCAACCCCGAGCCTAAACATCGAACAACCCGGATGCGCACCACTTTTCCTTTTTCATCAACTACCAGCCATAGTATGACATCACCTGCAATTCCGGCTCTTCGTGCGTCTTCTGAATATTCCGGGTCGGGCGTATGAATGGACTTAGGCGCACTAACATTTTCTTTTTCTGAAGCGCCGTCTTTTTTTACCCTGGTTACTTCATGTGCCGCAGGATCGAAATCAGCGGCCCGCCATGCATCTGGGATCAACTTGTCTAAATCATCATCCCGGGTAAAAAATACTTTTTGAAAAACCCCAAGGATGGTTGGCTCATCCATCTGGGTGGAACCGAACTCGATATCGAGCTGCAGGTTCGTGCCCTGGCGGATAAGCTTTGAGAATTCTTTTTTCTTGTTGTCGTACTCACCAACGATGCGCGGTCCGCGAAGAATAAGTTTGTCTTTCTTGACCTCAACCTTCTCAATCTGGAACTGGGCAGCACACCAGCACCCCTTGTAGCCGACCGTCTTATCCCCTTTGACCAAGGCGCCCTGGGAATCGAAGGTCAGGTGGTCGCCACCATAAAAATTGCGGATCAGGAGTACTTTCTTCAGAAACCTCTCTTGCAAATGTTTTTGCAAATCTTTGGCCTCGTCGGCCTGAAGCGGGATAAAAGCCAGGACAAGCACTGCCAGAACAGGTATCCGAGATTGCATCAGGAATCTCATACTGTGGTTACAAGGGTGTGGCAACAGGTTACCATTATTTATTTGGTTGGTTTCGGTTCACCGAAGGGTGCCAGCCCCCATTCCTGCGTTGACAGTGGTCTGGGCTCTAGGCTATCCTTAAATCTCTGTTAGTCTGCAGTTGGCCCGCCCGTGGGTGGCTCCGTGATTTGAGCCGGAGTTGGCCCATCATGCAGTAATCGAGAGAGCGGTTTTCTGCGGTTCTTTCATTATTTATATTTTTCTTTCATTTTTGATTGGGAGAAAGTTCTATGTCTACGTATTTCCCCGGAGAGGGCGAAATCGCGCGCAAGTGGTATGTGGTGGATGCCGATGGGCAAACCCTCGGCCGTCTGGCCGCTCGCGTGGCGCGCATCCTTACCGGCAAAGAGAATGCTGCTTATACGCCTTTTCTGGATACCGGCGACCATGTGGTCGTTATTAACGCGGAAAAAATCCGCGTCACCGGGCTCAAGAGCGAGCAGAAGATGTACCACCACTACACCGGCTATCCTGGCGGCTTGAGATCAGAGCAGCTCCGCAAGCGCATTATCCGCAAGCCCGAGGCGGTTGTGGAAGGAGCCATTTTGGGAATGCTGCCCAAATCGAAACTGGGACGCGCCATGGCTTCGAAGCTAAAAGTTTATCGTGGTGACAAACATCCCCACGCGGCGCAGAAGCCTCAAGCTCTGAAGCTGGCATAACACCGAGTACTCACTTTGTGAGTACGACCTATTTTTTAAGGATTGAGAATGGCAGAAACGGTTCAATACTATGGCACGGGACGGCGCAAATCCAGCGTCGCGCGGGTTTTCCTGCGTCCCGGCACGGGCGATTTCACGGTGAACGGCCGTGCTTTCGATCAATATTTTGTGACGGATTCGCAGCGTGGCGCGGCCAAGCAGCCGCTGGTCTCGAGCGAAACCGCCGCCACGTTTAATGTGGTGGCCAATGTTTCCGGCGGCGGCATTAACGGCCAGGCCGACGCAGTTCGCATGGGCATTGCCCGTGCGTTGCTCGTGTTCAACGCTGAATTCCGCAAAAAGCTGAAGGCCGAAGGGTTTCTCTCGCGCGACTCGCGCGGCAAGGAGCGCAAGAAGTACGGGCAGAAGGGCGCCCGCAAGCGCTTCCAGTTCTCCAAGCGCTAATTTTGGAGAGTACAAGTTTTCTCGGGTCCAACTGCTTTTGGTTGGAACCGAGATAAGCAGCACACAGTAGTAAATTTTCCCGCACTCGTTTCATGGTGCGGGTGACGGGAATGTAATCCTGAGCGATACAGGCCGCAATGGGCCCCGCAAGGGATGCAATCCAATTTCAAAGGAGGGTTGTTTGGCGACAATTACCATGAAAGAACTGCTCGAAGCGGGCGTCCACTTTGGGCATCAAACCAAGCGCTGGAATCCCAAGATGAAGGAATACATCTTCGGCGAGCGCAATGGCATTTACATCATTGACCTGCAGAAGACGCTGAAGATGTTCAAAGATGCGTCCAAGTATGTGCAGGATGCGGCCGCCGAAGGCAAGATCATTCTTTTTGTCGGCACCAAGCGTCAGGCGCAGGAAGCGATCTCCGAAGAGGCCACCAAGTGCGGCATGTTCTACGTGAACAACCGCTGGCTGGGGGGCCTGCTTACCAACTGGGTGACCGTGCAAAAGTCGGTCAAGCGGCTCAAGGAACTCGACGAGATGGCCACCGATGGCCGTTACGACCTGCTCCCCAAGAAAGAAGTCATCAAGCTGGAGCGCGAGCGTAAGCACCTGCAGGCCAACCTGGCGGGCATCAAGAACATGAACCGCCTGCCCGATATCCTGTTCGTGGTTGACTCCAACAAAGAGCAGATCGCGGTCAAGGAAGCGCGCAAGCTGGGCATTCCGGTCGTCGCCGTGGTGGATACCAATTGCGACCCGACCGAAGTGGATATGGTCATCCCCGGTAACGATGACGCGCTGCGTGCCATACGGTTGTTTACTTCTAAGGTTTCTGAGTCTATCGCCGAGGGCGTGCAGACTGGCATGAAATCCGGCGAATTGGCTGCGCTTGCCGAGGGTCAGGCTGCTGAAGCTGGTTCCGAAGCTGCTCCCGTCTCCTACGATGAGGAAGGGAAGGAGTATCCCGGCGAACCCAGCGAAATTGCAGTGGGTGCGCAGCCCGATGCCGACAACATCAGTATGGAAGAGGTCCTGGAACAGACTGCCTCCAAAGGGCGCAAGCTCCCTGCAGCAGCGGCCCCGGTAGAACCGGTTGAAGCCGGCCCTGACCAGGTTGAATCGCGCACGCTGTAAAATAGAGCCTAACCCCTGTTTCGCATGTGAGCGGAAGCAGAAATCAGGCCACGGATTTTCACGGATCAACACGGATCCCTTGAATAGAAATCCGTGCTCATCCGTGAGGATGTGTGGCCTTTGCCGCGTTTAGAGAAGCACGACGAATTTATTTAGAAAGGCATTACAGAAATGGGTACGAGTACCATGAATATTTCCGCCGCCCTGGTAAAAGAGCTTCGCGACAAAACCGGAGCTCCCATGATGGATTGCAAGCAAGCGCTCACCGAATCCAAGGGTGACATTGAAGGCGCCATCATACATCTGCGCAAGAGAGGCATTGCTACTGCGGCCAAGAAGGCGGCCCGCGTGACCAGCGAAGGCTCCGTCACCAGCTACATTCATGCTGGAGGCAAGATCGGAGTGTTGCTTGAGGTCAACTGCGAGAGCGACTTCGTAGCGCGCAACGAACACTTCCAGGAGCTGGTGCACGATATTGCCATGCACATCGCCGCCAGCGATCCCAAGTTCGTTCGCCGGGAAGATGTGACCGCCGCCGATTTCGAGCGTGAAAAAGAAATCTATCGCGCGCAGGCGGCTGCTACCGGCAAACCGGCCAACGTGGTGGAAAAGATCGTCGAAGGCAAGATGTCGAAGTTTTATGAAGAGGTCTGCCTGCTCGATCAGCCCTTTATCAAGGACCAGACCATCTCCGTCGGCCAGCTCATTGCCACCACGATCGGCAAGCTGGGCGAAAACATCTCCGTACGTCGCTTTGCCCGTTTCAAGGTTGGTGACGTTGGCGAGACTATCGCTATTACCAAGCCGGCGCCCGAAGCTGAAGAGAAGTAAGTTAGGCTCAAGTTCACCGGAATTTAACAATGCGACTGAAAACCCGATGCCAGGCATCGGGTTTTTTTATTCCACGCGCACAAACCGCATTTGAGACCGCCGCCTGCGATAAAATACAACCTAAGGAATCAAATCCGGACCCAAGGATTACCCTCTGACTACCGCATTTAAACGCATCCTGTTGAAGATTTCCGGCGAGGCCCTGGCCGCCAAACAAGGCTTTGGTGTTGACGTCACCCGTATTCACGAAGTCGCCGGCGAGATCAGAGAGGTACATAGCCTGGGCGTGGAAATTGCAATTGTGGTTGGAGGCGGAAACTTTTTCCGCGGCGTGGCCGAGCAGGCGCGCGACATGGACCGCGTCTCGGCCGACCATATGGGCATGCTGGCCACGGTCATCAACGCCCTTGCCCTGCAGGACGCTCTGGAAAAGCAACAGGTCTATACCCGCGTCATGACCGCCATTGAGATGAACCAGGTCGCCGAGCCTTTCATCCGGCGCCGGGCCATTCGGCACCTTGAAAAAGGACGAGTCGTTATCTTTGCCGCTGGCACCGGCAGCCCGTATTTTTCCACCGATACCGCCGCCTCGCTGCGTGCCATGGAAATCAAGGCTGACGCTATTCTGAAGGCCACCAAGGTTGAGGGCATCTACGACGCCGATCCCAACCTGGTGAAAGATGCCATCATGTTTGACAAGATCACCTATCTCGAATTCCTCAAGCGCGGTCTCAAGGTCATGGATTCCACCGCCATCAGCATGTGCAAAGACAATAGTCTGCCCATCGTGATCTTCAATCTGAACAAGCACGGCAACATCCGCCGCGTGGTAACCGGAGAGAAGGTAGGCTCGCTGGTCATCGCGTAGATGTAAAGTGACGTCGAGCGCCAGAACTGGGATCCCCAACCCGTGCCGATTTTGGTCGCAATGTGCGAACCCTAGGTAAACGATAAACGTCCCAATTGCCAACTAACTAATTTATAATCATCGCTTTATCCTCGCATGGAGTGATGCGCTATGGCACAGATGGTAAGTATCCCCGCATTAAAAGAAGTGTATGTGCAGCTCAAGACCCGCATGGAAAAAGCCGTGGAAGACTTCCGCCGCGAAATGGCGGCGGTGCGCACCGGCCGCGCCACCGTGAATATGCTCGATACGGTGAAGGTGGATTACTACGGCTCCCTGATGCCCGTGAACCAGATTGCCCAGGTCCACGCCGCCGATGCCCAGCTCATTACGGTGACGCCCTTTGACCCCAGCGCCATGGCGGAGATCGAAAAAGCCATCCGCAGCGCCGATCTGGGATTGAACCCCATGAACGACGGCAAAATGATCCGCATCCCGGTGCCGCCGCTCACCGAGGAGCGCCGCAAGGAGATGGTCAAGCACCTGCATAAAATTCTGGAAGAGCACCGCACCGCCATCCGCAACATCCGTCGCGACGGCAACGATCAGATCAAGAAGGCCCTGAAAGATAAAAAGATTTCCGAAGATGATGAGCGCCGCTCGCTCGAAGAGATCCAAAAGCTCACCGACGACGAGATCAAGAAGATGGAAGAGATGAGCAAGACCAAGGAAAAAGAAGTCATGGAGATTAAGTAAGAGGCGAAGAGCCCTGCCCTTAGCAGGCCTCCGACGGCTTTCCTTGCGGATAAAAGACCTTGAAAATGAAGGTACCCCGCCCTTTGGTTACTGCCTGAAAGTGACCAACTTCGGCTACCATGGCCTATATGAGTAGAGCATGACCCGGGGTCCAATCGAAGACGTTTCTATCAAGGCAGAGGAAAGCAGCTCCGCCTCGGCGCAGACTACCGACAAAATGGGTGCGACCGCAGTTCCAAAAGCACCAAACGGGGAGCAGTCTGCAGCGGCGGTGGTTGCTCCTGAAGCTCCTGTTTCTTCTTCAGCCGCTTCTTCCTCGGCTGAGCTGACGTGGACAGCCGACAACCACCCGCACCGCCGTGTCAGCGATAAAACTCGTCGTTCCATTCTCGCCGGACAAACCATCGTCGCCATAGCCGTGGTCCTGACCATCTGTTATGTCGCCAAACTCGTGCTGGTCACTCTGCTGTTTTCGATTCTATTGGCCTTCATTCTCTTTCCGGTGATGGATTTCCTCGAGCGGATGAAATTTCCGCGGGCCTTCGCCTCCTTGCTGGCGGTGTTGCTGCTGGGCGCTGCCATCTATGCGGCCGCCTACTTCGGCTATAGCCGGGCGGTTGATTTCGTCCAGACCCTGCCCACCTACACCCACAAGATTGAGGGCGCCCTGATGCAGTTCCGTGAGCAGGCCCAGAGGTTCCAGAAGAGCACGGAAGCGGTGCTCCCGGAAACCAGCGAAGATAAAAAGACGCTTAAGGTCCAGCAACAAACCAGTTGGGTGGATTGGGTCACCAGCAGCCTGGGGACGGTGGGTGAAGTTGCGTTCTCCATTTCGTTCATGCCGTTTCTGGTTTATTTCATGTTGAGCTGGCATGACCATGTGCGCGCCTCGACCGTAATGCTGTTCAGCATGGAAAATCGCAATACCGCATACACCACGCTGGGGCGCATCTCGGCCATGATCCACAGCTTTATTAATGGCAACATCATTGTGGGATTATTTACCTCCATCGCCAGCCTGGTGGTCTTCTGGTATCTGCATTTGCCCTATTTCTATTTTCTCGGCTTTATCAGCGGATTTCTTACTTTGGTCCCCTACCTGGGGGTGGTCTTGGCAATGATTCCGCCCTTGGCTGCCGGATTCGGCCAGGTCCACGGCGGCGGCATGCTCACCATTGTGCTTACCGTGCTGGGATTGCACGTATTCGCCATTAACATTCTTTATCCCAAACTGATTGGCCGGCGATTGCAGTTAAATCCTCTGGCGGTGACCATCGCTCTCCTCATCTGGGGATGGCTCTGGGGAGCCGTGGGCCTCATTCTCGCTGTACCACTGACCGCCGCCCTGAAAATCATCTTCGATCACGTGGAGTCGTTGCGTCCCTATGGCGCATGGCTTGGGGAGTAAGTATTAAGCGCTCCGCCCGGCCGGTTGCTGAGATCAAAGCGGCATCACCCGGGGCTAACGCACAGAACCCGTTAAGTTCTTTAAGTATTGATGAAATAAAAACTACTCACCTCTCCAAGAGAGGGCTCAGAGAGCGGGGCGTTCAGGAGAGAATGCTGGCGACGAAGCGCTAGATTACGCTTCTGCCACTACATCTGGGAAGCGCAGCCTGGATTTAGCCAAGGCCTTGGTCAGCAAGTCCTCAACTTCAGGCTCGGCGACATTTTTGGCCAGGGCCAACTCACTCACCAGAAGATAACGCGCGCGTTCCAGCATCTTCTTTTCACGGAAAGAGAGCGGTTTGGTCTGGTTCAGGATGAGCAAGCCTTTGAGCACGACGGCCACATCGAGCAGAGAACCGGTGCGCATCTTATCCGAATTCTCTTTAAAGCGGAACTTCCAGTCGGTGTGGTTCTCGCATTTGCCGTCTATGAGGAAATCCAGGATCTTCTGGACGTCACCGTTCTTAATGACCCGGCGAAGACCTACCGCTCCGATATTGCGGAACGGGATCTCCACTTTCAGGCTGCTGGCTTTGAATTTAAGCAGATAGAACTTTTCTGATATTGCGCCGAGTGTCCGGCTATTAATCTGCTCGATGACGCCTACGCCGTGATTGGGATAAACAACCTTATCGCCAATCCGGAAACCGATATTGTCATTCATGAAGGGCACCCACGGTAAAGTGAAGGGTTACAGGGGAGAAACTAACTAAATTATAACCCCAAGCCAGATGGAAAGCAAGCTGTCTGCCGCTCTCTAAGATATACAAAACGTGAGGGTTAAGGCAAGTGTTGCACAATTTTTAAGCACCAATAGGGCCCTCACTACCATTCAACTAAGCATGACTTTGTAAAGCAATGATTAAAATTTGATCATTTTAGGTGTTCCGGAAGCGGCAAATAGTTCTTCCGGCAACGCCAAAAAAGAGCTTTGGTCGAGACTCGGCTTACCCGTATCAAGCCTGGGGTGAGGGCAGTGTGAGGCGCAGCGGTTTATCGGAATCCTTAGGAAAAAGCCGTTTGAAAGAGGAAAAAGCCCATCTTGAAAAGGTATAATTCCTCTAGGGGCAGCGCCCAGAAGCTTGAAGCTGCCCCTTCTCAATTGAAACCAGCCGAAGCGGGGTAAGCGCGGAGCGAGAGCTGTCGCGCACGAGCGTAGTGCGAGGGCGCAGCAACGAAGCGTTGTGGAGCCCTCAGATAGAAGACCATGCCTGAACATATTAGGAAAAAATTGGAAGAAGAGATAAGGGCGCTTGAGCATGAACTGCATCACGAATTGCCCAAAGAGATAAAGACCGCAGTTGCCTTGGGCGATTTGAGTGAGAACGCCGAATATCAGACGGCCAAGCAACGCCAAACTTTCGTGGATGCACGCCTGGCGCAGCTCAAGAAGCGCATGGCCGAGCTTTCCATGATCAATTTGGCGAATATCCCGAAAGATAAGGTCGCCTTCGGCTCGACCGTGCGGGTGTACGACACTTCCAAAGATGAGAAGATCGAATACAAACTGGTGACCAGCGAGGAATCGGATGTGGCCAAAGGTTTGATCTCCACCACCTCTCCCATAGGCCGGGCGCTCATGGGAAAGAAAGTGGGAGACACCGCCACCGTTGTTACTCCTGCCGGAAAACGCGAACTTGAAGTCCTGAAACTGAGCACGATTCACGACGAAGGGTAGCAACCACTTTTAGGGCTATACAGCTCCAAACTGTAATGTAGTAGGCATGTTGGATGCGTGCCTCACTGAATTGAAAACCACATGACCTGGACCCACGCCTTCGGACGAGCCTGCCGCGTGCTTTTGCACGCTATCGTTCGTGGTCTGGCCCTGACCCGCATCTCTCCTAACGTCCTCACATTTCTTGGGCTGGTCATCAACATCGGCGCAGCGGTCCTGTTCGGCCTGGCCAATGCTGAAAATTACCAGCGCATGTTTTTCTATGCCGGTCTGGTCATCATCGGCGCCGGCATCTTTGACATGGTGGATGGCCGGGTCGCCCGCGCCACCAACCAGGTCACCACCTTCGGGGCTTTCTTCGATTCCGTCATTGACCGCTACAGCGACGTCGCTCTTTTCTTCGGGCTGCTCGTCTACTACGCCCGCGCCAACCGCTTCTTTTATGTGGTCATGGTGGCTTTCGTCATGGTCAGCTCCGTGATGGTCAGCTATACCCGCGCCCGCGCCGAATCGCTCATCAGCACCTGCAAGGTAGGATTCATGGAGCGGCCTGAGCGCATTGTCCTGGTCATCATCGGCGCACTCTTCAATCGCTGGGGAACCATGGCGCCCTGTCTGTGGGTGATCGCCGTGCTCTCGACCATTACCGTCATCCATCGCATCCGCTTCACCTATCAGCAAACCAAAATCATGGATGCCACCCGCCTCAACATTGAAGCCGAAGCCGATGCCGATCACGTAACTTCTGTAGTTGGTAAATAGCTTTGCCCGACTCCCCTTTTTTGGCTAAGTCCTCAGATAGAATGAAAATGCGAGAAGTTTTTTAGAGTGGACCTGCACAAAAATTCTCCAGTCTTATTGCTCCATGGCGGTGCCTGGGCGATTCCCGACGATATGGTCGAAGCCCACCTGCACGGCGTGCGCACAGCCTTGTCCGCCGGATGGCGTTTGCTTGAAGCCGGCGCGACCGCCCTGCAAGCCGTGGAAGCTGCGGTCGTCGCCATGGAAGACGACGAAACCTTCGACGCCGGGCGCGGCAGCTTTCTCACCAGCGACGGGCACGTTCAGCTTGACGCTCTCATGATGGATGGCGCCACCTTGCGTGCCGGCGGCGTCGGATGCGTGGAGCATATCCGCAATCCCATTCGCCTGGCGCACAAAGTGCTGACCGAAAGCCCGCATGTTTATCTGGTGGCCGAGGGCGCCGAGCGCTTCGCTCAGGAACACGGCATCGAACTTTGCGATAACAACGACCTGATCATTCCGCGCGAGATTGAACGCCTGCGCCAGTTCAAGACCCAGACTGCGGCCGGCGAGCCCGATTTGACCTTTGCCGGGAAATCGCCCG
Above is a window of Terriglobales bacterium DNA encoding:
- a CDS encoding isoaspartyl peptidase/L-asparaginase codes for the protein MDLHKNSPVLLLHGGAWAIPDDMVEAHLHGVRTALSAGWRLLEAGATALQAVEAAVVAMEDDETFDAGRGSFLTSDGHVQLDALMMDGATLRAGGVGCVEHIRNPIRLAHKVLTESPHVYLVAEGAERFAQEHGIELCDNNDLIIPREIERLRQFKTQTAAGEPDLTFAGKSPAASHDTVGAVALDADGNLAAATSTGGTLNKTPGRVGDSSLIGCGCYADNFRAAVSCTGWGEPIMKLVLGKWACDRVSEADAPLVVAEQSIAYLKNRLNGHGGMILLDRQGRAGVAHNTPRMAWALKDKQREHVQVEGKIILG